In one window of Gemmatimonadota bacterium DNA:
- a CDS encoding glycosyltransferase family 2 protein, which yields MRVVGVSLVANAVRLDFPIVEALRSILPLVDELVVNVGRSGDGTRDLVASLADPRLRILDHAWDPSAGSALLATETDRALAACTGDWAIYIQADEVLHESGVASLRAALDTAHADPRVDALLVDFLHFYGGPDHVAGNRSWYRREVRALRLGRGLRSHADAQGFRQADGRGKPRVRRSGATYHHYGWARPRAALAAKREIDNALYHPAGPGRAPVAAALPWEVGLRRFTGRHPAVMEAWLARRRPEAPVAFGPRPWDARRLALLASLGVERLTGWRPFERTNYVEV from the coding sequence AGCCTGGTGGCCAATGCAGTGCGGCTCGACTTTCCCATCGTCGAGGCGCTCCGCTCGATCCTGCCCCTGGTGGATGAACTGGTGGTAAACGTGGGCCGGTCGGGCGACGGCACCCGCGACCTCGTGGCCAGCCTGGCGGACCCGCGGCTGCGGATCCTGGACCACGCCTGGGACCCCTCCGCCGGCAGCGCGCTGCTGGCCACCGAGACCGATCGGGCCCTCGCCGCGTGCACCGGCGACTGGGCAATCTACATCCAGGCCGACGAAGTGCTGCACGAATCCGGGGTGGCGTCGCTGCGCGCGGCGCTTGACACCGCCCACGCCGATCCCCGGGTGGATGCCCTGCTGGTCGACTTCCTCCACTTCTACGGCGGCCCCGACCATGTGGCCGGCAATCGCTCCTGGTACCGCCGCGAGGTGCGCGCCCTCCGGCTCGGCCGCGGGCTCCGGAGTCACGCCGACGCCCAGGGGTTCCGACAGGCCGACGGCCGCGGCAAACCCCGCGTGCGGCGCAGCGGGGCCACCTATCATCACTACGGCTGGGCCCGTCCCCGTGCGGCGCTGGCGGCCAAGCGTGAGATCGACAACGCGCTCTACCACCCCGCCGGGCCCGGCCGCGCCCCGGTGGCGGCGGCGCTGCCGTGGGAGGTGGGACTCCGCCGCTTCACCGGGCGGCATCCGGCGGTCATGGAGGCGTGGCTGGCGCGGCGCCGGCCGGAGGCGCCGGTGGCCTTCGGACCGCGCCCCTGGGATGCCCGGCGCCTGGCACTGCTGGCCTCGCTGGGCGTGGAGCGGCTCACCGGGTGGCGGCCGTTCGAGCGCACCAACTACGTGGAGGTGTAG